A genomic region of Desulfosarcina ovata subsp. ovata contains the following coding sequences:
- a CDS encoding methyl-accepting chemotaxis protein, translating to MKMNLHSIASRLIIGGLSAVLIPLIIVGYLSFSKSHSALSDLAAEQVQGVTSDLARMTENTLQAEMDKTTTMASQKRIIALAETVKQSGVEAAGAQVDDVFHALKTQFNRMSNRSHYQGVFIADTKGDIYTGVLSNGQPYKKINIANDSVFQRVQQTKAPAISEMILSRATGKPIVATGAPIFSKSNELLGVMGLVINADYFSDVIVNRKIGNTGYGVLLSSDGTVLAHPNHDLVLKLNTSTIKEMASLNRRTMAGETGVERFVLKGVAKVAGFAPVGINGWAINVSQEEAEFMAASHSIRNWNILVAVIAGALMTVVILMVSRSIVNPINSAVAGLKDIAQGEGDLTMRLEATSKDEVGDLARWFNTFIEKLQGIIKDIAGGVETLSSSSTELSAISEQMTQGIETVTEKSNTVSAAAEEMSTNTNNVAAAMEQSATNTNMVATAAEEMSATIDEIAKNAEKARGISDEAAHKASSASTNMDQLGAAANDIGKVIETITDISEQVNLLALNATIEAARAGEAGKGFAVVANEIKELAKQTAEATGDIKEKIESIQGTTNMTVGQIGEITQVITDVNDVVATIATAVEEQSAATKDIATNVAQASQGIQEVNENVNQSSSVSAEISQDIAGVSVSMNEMSTSSNQVNLSAQELSKLSESLKQMVDQFKV from the coding sequence ATGAAGATGAACCTGCACTCCATCGCCTCGCGGCTGATCATCGGCGGCCTCTCTGCCGTGCTGATTCCACTGATCATTGTCGGGTATCTGTCCTTTTCAAAATCCCATTCGGCGTTGTCCGATCTCGCCGCCGAACAGGTCCAGGGGGTCACCTCGGATCTTGCCCGAATGACGGAAAACACACTCCAGGCAGAAATGGACAAAACAACCACCATGGCGTCCCAGAAACGGATCATCGCCCTTGCCGAAACTGTTAAACAATCCGGTGTTGAGGCTGCCGGCGCACAAGTGGACGATGTCTTCCATGCGCTGAAGACCCAGTTCAACAGAATGAGCAATCGCAGCCACTATCAGGGGGTGTTCATCGCCGATACAAAGGGCGATATTTATACCGGTGTACTATCAAATGGACAGCCATACAAAAAAATCAACATTGCCAATGACAGCGTTTTCCAAAGAGTTCAACAGACCAAGGCGCCCGCCATCAGCGAAATGATTCTGTCGCGGGCCACCGGTAAGCCAATCGTGGCCACCGGCGCCCCGATCTTCTCAAAAAGCAATGAACTTCTCGGCGTCATGGGGCTGGTCATTAATGCCGACTATTTTTCGGATGTCATCGTCAACCGGAAAATCGGTAACACCGGCTATGGCGTGCTGCTCTCCAGCGACGGCACCGTCCTTGCCCATCCCAACCACGACCTGGTGCTTAAGCTCAACACCTCAACAATTAAGGAGATGGCGAGCCTCAATCGCAGAACGATGGCCGGCGAAACCGGCGTTGAACGATTCGTGCTCAAGGGTGTCGCCAAGGTTGCCGGGTTCGCCCCGGTGGGCATCAACGGATGGGCGATCAACGTATCCCAGGAAGAGGCCGAATTCATGGCCGCGTCACATTCAATCCGCAACTGGAATATCCTGGTAGCGGTTATCGCCGGCGCGCTCATGACCGTTGTCATTTTGATGGTCAGCCGGTCCATCGTCAACCCCATCAATTCCGCCGTGGCCGGTTTGAAGGACATCGCCCAGGGAGAGGGCGACCTGACCATGCGCCTTGAGGCGACCAGCAAGGATGAAGTCGGCGATTTGGCCCGCTGGTTCAACACCTTCATCGAAAAGCTGCAGGGCATCATCAAGGATATCGCCGGCGGGGTCGAGACCCTCTCTTCCTCATCCACAGAGCTGTCCGCCATCTCCGAGCAGATGACCCAGGGCATCGAAACCGTAACTGAAAAATCCAACACCGTCTCAGCTGCCGCCGAAGAGATGAGCACCAACACGAACAACGTGGCGGCCGCCATGGAACAATCCGCTACCAACACCAATATGGTGGCCACCGCGGCAGAGGAGATGTCCGCCACCATCGACGAAATTGCCAAAAATGCCGAGAAGGCCCGCGGCATCTCCGACGAGGCCGCCCACAAGGCCTCCAGCGCCTCCACCAACATGGATCAGCTGGGTGCGGCGGCCAATGACATCGGCAAGGTCATCGAGACCATCACCGACATTTCCGAGCAGGTCAACCTGCTGGCCTTGAACGCCACCATCGAGGCGGCCCGGGCCGGCGAGGCCGGCAAGGGCTTTGCCGTGGTGGCCAACGAAATCAAGGAACTGGCCAAGCAGACCGCCGAGGCCACCGGCGACATCAAGGAGAAGATTGAGAGTATTCAGGGCACCACGAATATGACCGTGGGCCAGATCGGCGAGATCACCCAGGTGATCACCGATGTCAACGACGTGGTGGCCACCATCGCCACGGCCGTGGAAGAGCAGTCCGCGGCCACCAAGGATATCGCCACCAACGTGGCCCAGGCCTCCCAGGGAATCCAGGAGGTCAACGAGAACGTCAATCAGAGTTCAAGCGTATCGGCCGAGATTTCCCAGGATATCGCCGGGGTCAGCGTTTCCATGAACGAAATGTCCACCAGCAGCAACCAGGTTAACCTGTCGGCCCAGGAATTGTCCAAACTGTCGGAAAGCCTCAAACAGATGGTCGATCAGTTCAAAGTGTGA